A stretch of DNA from Amylolactobacillus amylophilus DSM 20533 = JCM 1125:
AAACGAAGCAACCGTTGAGATAGTCAGCCATGCCCGGTAACTCAACTTACTAAAACTGCGGTGGAAGTCTTCAGCGAAGGAAGTTAATAGGCCAATGGCCGTAGTCAGACAGGCTAGAATAATCAACGCTGCTAAGAACAATTGTCCCGGTTCGCCCATCAGGTGCCGCACTATTTGAACCAGTGTGGTTCCGCCTTCGGCCGCAATTTGCTCTTTGCCAAGCGACATGGCTCCGAGCAGAATCAGGCCAACATAGATTAAGCCGGTCAGTAGGAAGGTTAAAATACCCGATAAACTTGTAATGCGCTCAACATCACGCTTCTTACGGTAACCCATCTCTCGAACAGAGTTGACTACGGCGCCCCCGAATACCAACCCCGCTAGCATATCAAGCGTATTGTAGCCTTCCAAAAAGCCCTTGAAATAGGTGCCATTACCGAAGTTTGCCTGTCCCGCCTCTAAATTTGGATTACCCATCGGGTTCAGCATGGCCAGAACGAACAAAGTCGCTAATAATATCAAGAATAATGGATTCATGATTTTGCCAACTGTATCGATAATCGTCGATTCACGATTAGCAAAGTAGAACGCTACCGCAAAGAAAAGCGCGCTGTAAATCAACAGTGCTAGCTGCGAATGCTGTCCACCTAAAAGTGGCTTGATGCCAACGGCAAACGACACTGTGGCTACCCTAGGTGTGGCGTATAGCGGACCAATCGTTACTTGTACCAGAATCATGAACAATAAGGCGAACTTGGTGCCAGCAGGGTTGCCCAAGTCACGAATACCCGAGGCATTCGACTTGCTAATCACCAGGATGGCCAGCAGCGGCATCAACACGGATGCGGTCAAGAAGCCCAATGTGGCCACCAACCAATGTGAACCGGCCATCTGCCCCAGGTGAATTGGGAAAATCAGATTTCCTGCACCGAAGAACAGCCCAAAGAGCAACGAAGCAATCACAAAATATTTTTTTATGCCCGTTTGGGGCTCGTTTAAATCATTCACTAGAAAATCTCCTCAACTGGTCATCGTTATAACACTAAATATGCATACTAGTTGACGAGCCGCTCCTTGTCAACTAGGCTGGACGGTAATCATTTTGCCCGAAATACTGATAGCCAGGAAGTAGTTTTTGTCCCAGTAATTCTTTGACCGTCTTGAGCTCATATCCCTCTTGTTTGAGGTAACTAATTATCCCCGGCAGGGCCGCAACAGACTGCGGATGGGTATCATGCATCAAGATGATTGCGCCCGGATGCGCGCTCGCACGTACCTTACCAATAATGGCCGCGACATCGTTGGTTGCCCAATCATCTGTGTCGATGTCCCACTGAATCAAGGGCATCGGTAACGTAGCACCCACTGTCGTGCTCACGGCACCGTATGGTGGTCGAATGAAGTCTGCTAGTTTGCCCGTTGCACTGTATATCGCATCGTTTGTTCTGGTGATTTGGTCGGTCATCTGTGCGGGAGAGAGTGTATTCAGCTGGGGGTGATCATAGCTATGATTGCCTATCTCATGGCCTTTTTCTAAAACCTCTTTGGCAAGCGCAGGATAGGCACTTGCGCCGGTTCCCACCATGAAGAAGGTGGCTTTTACTTGTTGTTCTGCCAGTGTCTTTAGAATAGCTGGTGTTGTCGCTGGGTTTGGACCGTCATCAAACGTCAACGCAATAAATTTCCCGGTCGCTGTAGGCACCCGGTCGCTTTCTAAAATATATTGTGGCGCAATAAAAGGGGCGACTTCTGCAGCACCCAAAGTTATACCAGAAATTTCAAGGCCCTCTTTTGAATAACTAAAGTTTGTTGTCTTAGTCTCTGACAAAAAACTTTTGTTGAGCAACTCGTTTAATTGAGTGATGGAGAGGCCACGATCATCTGCTTGTTGCTTAATTAGCTGGTAGTTTAAAGCCCTAACCGCGGCATTATCTGGTACCAATTCTGCCAGTGTGAGAAGATGACCATTCGTCTGGTTAACCGTCTGACTTGCCAAATTAACCGTCTGTCGCAGTCGTAAGCGCTGATTCTTCTGGCGTGTATAGACTTTCACGACCGGTTTAATTGCAACAAACGACTCAGGTCCCTGCTGCACCGAAAAGCTGAGGTAGGCCGTGCTACCTTTCTTGCTACCAGCTTTAGTCAGAATTTCCTGTGCATCTACCTTAACCGCCGGAGAATACTTGACCTTCTTGCCGTCTAACTCCGGCTCGATTACAACCAATTTGCCGTTTTTTGACTTAGTTTCACTCGCATTTTGTGCAGACTTGTCCTTCAATTTATTAACCATATGCTGTTCTACTCGTGTTGCTTGTTTCTTTTGATTAAGGTAAATCCATGATCCACCGGCAACTAAAAGCGCGAGTACAATTATTACATCGCTAATCAAAAACTTTCTCATGATTTAGTACCATTCCCCAAAGCGTTATTTAACCTTATTCTACATGAGACAAGAATGGAGATAAAGAAAAACGCCACGTAAAAAAGGATAGCCACAGCCATCCTTTTTGTCTAGCAACAGTTTATCCTAACAGCATCGCATCGTTATTTAATTCCTTACCACTACGTTCCTTAAAGAGTTGCATCAACTTCGGCACGGTCATCCCCTTTTTCTCCGCAGCATTCAGCTCAACGGCTATCTGTCCGTGGTCCAGCATAATTAACCGATTACCATACTTAATGGCGTCATCCATGTTGTGCGTAATCATAAGTGTCGTAATGTTCTGTGCCTTGACGAGCTTGTCAGTCAGTTCCATCACCGTTGCGCTAGTCTTTGGGTCTAGTGCAGCAGTATGTTCATCGAGTAGTAATAAGCTCGGAGTCTCGATGGTTGCCATTAAGAGAGTAATGGCCTGCCTTTGCCCGCCTGATAACAATCCTATTTCTGTCGTCAGCCGGTCCTCTAATCCGAGTCCAAGCTGGGCCAATTTCTCCCTGAATAATGCTTGATCACTCTTCTTAACACCAGTTCGCCAAAAGTTTCGCCACTCAACACGATGTAGCGCGAGTGAGAGGTTTTCCTCCACTGTCAAAAGTGGTGCAGTACCAGATTTGGGATCTTGGAACACACGACTGATGAGCCGGGATCTCTTGGCCACATTCTGGTAGGTTACGTTTTGGCTATTAATCTTAATTTGGCCGCGAGAAACCGGGAGCGAACCAGCGATGCTGTTTAAGAGGGTCGATTTACCAGCGCCGTTACCACCAATGATCACCATAAAGTCACCCTCGTTTAGACTTAAGTCAATCGACTTCAGTGCATGATTCTCATTTGGCGTTCCTTGTTCGAAAATTTGTTGTAATTTCTTCACTTCTAAAACAGGCATTTACTCATCCTCCTGCATTGCGCGGTTATTCTGGCGCCTTTCTTTTTGTCTTTTCATGGTTTTATTAATCAACGGAATTGCCAAAAATACGGCAAGCATCAGCGAGTAGAACAGTCTTAGCGCGTTAGGATCGACACCACGATCGAGCACAAATGCAATGATCAGCCGGTAGATAATTGAGCCAACGATAATCGTCATGAGCCGCTTGCCAAAAGAAAGGTTGTGCAGGATGATCTCGGCAATAATAATGGCTGCGAGCGCGATCACAATTGTCCCGATACCCATCGAAACGTCCGCGTACCCGTTCATCTGCATCATCAAGCTACCGGATAGTGCAATCAAGCCGTTTGAAATCATGTAGACAATAATTTTCATATTATCGTTATTAATACCGTTCGCCGCACTCATCTGCTGGTTATTTCCCACAGCCCGTGCAGCGAGCCCCATCTCCGTGTTGAAAAAGAAGACGAGAATCGCAATCACGATGACCACCATCACTGCGCCGATTACCATCACATCCATCGTTGAGCTGCCAAAGTCATGCATTGTAAAAATGGTTTTGATGTTATTCAACAGCGAGATATTCGCCTTGCCCATCACGAAAAGATTGACCGAATACAGGCCAGTCATCGTCAGGATACCAGTTAACAATGCCGGGATTTTCAACTTGGTGTGCAACACCCCGGAGACAAGCCCAGCGGCCGCGCCGCCCAGGAAGCCGTATAGCGTCGCCAGAATGGGCGAGATACCGCTGACCAATGATTGGGCCGTGATGGCAGCCCCCAAGGGGAAGCTCCCTTCGGCAGTCATGTCAGCAATATCCAATATTCTAAATGTCAGGTAGACACCAATGGCCATAATTGACCACAGCAACCCTTGATAGATGCTTGAAACCAGGATATCGACATCCATTAATAAAATCCTCCACGTAGTTAAGTTAATTGAATACTATTTTAGCATATCTTCCGTAATTCCGAATAACTTCATTCGTTTCGTGCTGGTCATCAGCTCTGTTTTCGCAGGGGCCTCAACTGGCAGCTGATCAATCTTCTTACCCTTTAGAATCTTCACGGCCATCTTAGCGGTCTGCTTACCTAATTCCTTGTAGCTAATTCCCCGGGTTGCCACACCAGCGTATTTAATCATCGTTGCATCGGCGTTAATCACTGGTGTCTTGACCTTCTCGGATACCTTACCGATGGTCGGCATCGCTGCAGCGGCAATATTATCTGTTGGGATGTAGATTGCATCAACTTGATGGGCAAGTGCCGTCACGGCCTGTTCTACATCATTCGTAGTAGCTGCAGTCTTCTCAACCGCAGTCAATCCCAATTTCTTCAATTCCTTCCTCGCAATCTTAATCTGGAAGACTGAATTAGGCTCACCGGCGTTGTAGAACAGTCCCACTTTCTTCGCCTTCGGGAAAATCTGGTGCAAGAAGTCAATCTGACCCTGAACATCAACCATATCGGTGACCCCGGTGGCATTCATATCTGGCTTCTTTGGGGTATTTACTAACCCGGCAGATTTGGGGTCAGTGATTGCGGTGAACAACATTGGCGTATCTGGATCAACCTTTTGCAGCGTTTGTGCTGCTGGAGTGGCGATGGCGAGGTTTAAATCATTCTTATCCTTCTTCAATCGCTCACTCATCGAACGTAGATTACTCTGATCTCCTTGGGCATTTAAAAAGTCGATTTTGACCTTATCACCTGAGTAACCAGCTTCCTTTAATCCCGCCTCGAACCCCTCACGCGCATCATTCAATGCCGATTGGTCCAGCAGCTGCAGGATCCCAATTTTGACGGTATCCTTGTCCGCTGACTTCTGCTCGTTACTGCAAGCCGTCAATCCCACCAGCACTCCCGCAAGGGCAGCTCCCGCAATTAATTTCTTCATATGTTTCTTGATACCGCGCTTTTTATTCGTCGTATTCATCATTACTCTTCCTCCAAATTTGTCTATTTCACTAATTTTTTAACCAGTTTAGCCAAATAAAAACCAGTCATGGGATAATAATCCATGTGACTGGCCAGAAAATATCTTTTTTTATTTTGATACAAAACTACCTAAAAAAAGACCACATGGATAAATCTCTCATCCATGTGGCTGTTATTTGCACTTTGAAAAGTACGCCTATCATGGATGCAATTCGCTCTCCGCGCTTGCATCCGTTGATACTAGACGCAACCGCTATCCGTAATAGTCGTAATAATAGGCTTGATTTAATTGTCGATTAGTAAGTTTATCCATGACTCTTCTCCTATTGTTACCAGAACTGTGTCGCCACTTTAGATAGCTGGTTTTTTAAAGCATACTATCATTTATTTCTCACGTCAAGCGGTAATTACAGAAAATTTTTGGTCAACGCGAGCATTTTTAACTGTATAATTGAGTCAACTAGACGATTTGAAGGACTGATAATAATGGCAAAGGCACAAGAGACTATTACGAAGACGCATCACGCATTAGGGACCAATATTGTGCTCACACTGTTTGGCACAACAAATATGCAAATTCTTGACCAAACCTGTGCGCTAATCGACTTCTACGAAGACCAATTGACAGTAAACCGCCAAGAATCAGAAGTAATGTCGATTAACCATGCTGCCGGCCAAAATGCGGTCAGCGTATCCAATTCCACGTATGAATTGGCTAAGCGGGCCATCTTAGTCAGCCAGGAGAGACGCGGATTTGATGCATTAATCGGGCCATTGGTGAAGCTTTGGAAAATTGGTTTCACCGGGGCTAACGTACCCGACGATGCGGCGATTAAAGCCAGACTAAATCTAACAGACCCCACCGCGATAGAAATGAACGACCAAGAAATGAGTATTTTCTTGCAAAAGCCGGGGATGGAACTGGATCTCGGCGGAATCGCTAAGGGCTACATTGCCGATCGTATCCGGGACTTCTGGCGCGCCTACGATGTCCGTGCGGGCATCATCAATCTCGGCGGTAATCTCCTATTTGTGGGGAATTCACCAGCTCACGCCGACGGTAACTGGCGCATTGGCGTCCAGAATCCTTTGTCGCAGCGGGGTGAAATTATTGCTAGTGTCACCAGTGGTGAATGTTCGGCCGTCACCAGCGGCATCTACGAGCGTTCTTTTACAAAGAATGGCAAACAATACCACCACATTCTAAATCCAAACACAGGCTATCCGACGGAGAACAATCTGTTGGGGGTAACAGTCTTCACTAAGAATTCTATTGATGCGGAAATTTACACCACGCAGTTCTTCTTCGCTGGTCCAAAAGCCCCGGAGTGGTATCTGAATCACCCAGAGGTCTACGGCGCCATTTTTGTTACCAAGGACAATCAGATTAAGATTTCTGGACTAGCAAACCTAGAGGTCATAATTCTTGACGCATCATTCACATTAGAACAATAAGAAATTAAAAAAGCGTATTCCGAGGATGGAATACGCTTTTGCTATACAAATAATTAGTCGTGTAATTTTTCTTTTGAAACAACGTTTAATTTATCATCAAATGTGTAAACAACAGGTTCACCAGTAGCCATTTCAACATCCATGATGTCTTCGTCGGAGATGTTTTCGATGTACTTAGTCAATGCGCGAAGTGAGTTACCATGTGCAGCAACAATCACGTTCTTGCCGGCTAATAGGTCTGGTGCAATGTGGTCCTCCCAGAATGGCAATGCCCGTTCCAGAGTAACCTTCAAGTTCTCACCACCAGGTACTAAACGTGGGTCTAGGTCTGCATAACGACGGTCGTTGACAGCTGAGCCTTCATCAGTAGCTTCCATCAATGGAGGTAAAGTATCGTATGAACGGCGCCAGATGTGCACTTGTTCGTCGCCATACTTATCAGCAGTCTCCTTCTTGTTTAGGCCTTGTAATTTACCGTAATGACGTTCGTTCAAGCGCCATGACTTAGTTTCAGGAATCCAAAGTTGGTCACTTTCTTCAAGCACATAGTGCAAAGTCTTGATGGCTCTAGTTAAAACTGAAGTATAGGCTTGATCAAATTCGATTCCAGCTGCTTTGATTGCAGCACCAGCGGCCTTAGCCTCACTCACACCTTGTTCTGATAAATCAACATCGTGCCAGCCAGTGAACTTGTTCTCAAGGTTCCATTCACTTTGACCGTGACGAATAAATACTAATTTCGACATTTTCGTTCTCCTTTAAATCCTTTATAGTACATACCGTTAATTATTTTACACGTTTTAGCAGTTTTTTCATAGTCGGGTTCAAGTATTTTTACCACAAACAAAAAAGACTCCTACCAACAATAGGAGTCTTCATGTAAAAATAAGCCACGAAATGTGAAAAGAATAAACCGAATCAATACTTAGAGGAGTGTATCTGTTTTGGCTTGCGCCAACAACGATTTTAATTTCTGCTAAATTTTTACAAATTAAGTATACTACATCTAAACCAAATTACCAATAATTGTTTTCAACGTTATATTACTAGATACTTGGAATCTTACTGTACCCTTCCACGTAGACGTATCCGCTTGGAATCCAGTCTACAGAACCAACCTTGTACCAAGTTTGTGTTCCTACGACTCGCTTACCAAAAATTTTCCACCTTGTGTTCATACCCAATACTCTATGGGTAATATTAGCGCCAGCTGTACCGTAAACCTTTATACCCCGACTATGCATTACCTTAGCTACAGGTTCACCGGAATTGACAGCTAATCCTGCACCAGATGATACAACAGGTATACTGCTGTATCCCGTAATCGAGATTCTGTTGCCTTGAATCCAGTTATCAGTCCCAACGTTATACCAAGCTTGACCGTTATAGTTCATCCTAGCAAATACTTTCCACTTTGTCTGAGGATTAAGTGTTTGCCCTGTAGCGTTTGCACCAGGTGCTTTATAGACAGGAATTGCTCCAGCTACTTCAACTTTAGCTACAGGTACACCAGAATTAGTAATAGTTCCTGCAGCTGATCCACCACCTGGGTTTACAACAGGTATTTGACTATAGCCGGTCACATAAAGATATTTACCTTCAATCCAGTCATTTGAGCCAACCTTGTACCACATTTGACCGTTATGTGTTGTCCGACCAAAGACTTTCCAGTTTGACTGTGGTGGCAATTTTTGGCCAGTGGCACTAGATCCCGGTGCCTTATAAACTGGAATATCACTACCATTTTCAACACGGGCAATTGGTGAACCTGAATCAGTAGTAGTCCCTATAAATGGATTTACAACAGGAATTTGACTATAGCCGGTCACATAAAGATATTTACCTTCAATCCAGTCATTTGAACCAACTTTATACCACATTTGACCGTTATGTATTGTCCGACCAAAGACTTTCCAGTTTGACTGTGGTGGCAATTTTTGGCCAGTGGCACTAGATCCCGGTGCCGTATAAACCGGAATTTTGCTGCTATGTTCAACTTTGGCAACTGGTGTACCGGAATTACTAGTAGTTCCTGTAACCGAGCCGGAATCGATATTTACTACCGGAATACTACTGTATCCCTTTACATACAGATACTTACCTTCAATCCAATCATTTGAGCCGACCTTATACCAAGACTGGCCTTTATATGTTGCTCGACCGAATACCTTCCAGCCAGATTGTGGCCGCAACTTTTGACCAGTGCTACTAGAGCCTGGTGCTTTATAAACTGGAATTTCTGTTCCATGTTCAACGCGTGCAATAGGACTGCCACTATTGGTCACCTTACCCGCATCGAGATAGTTCATCAAAATCTTGCTGTAACCAGTGACATAAGAATATTTACCCTCTATCCACTGATTAGTAGCAACACGATACCATGTCTGACCGTTAACGGTTGCTCGACCGAATACCTTCCACCGTGAATTCTTTGGTAGAGTTTTATTAGTTTTGCCTGATCCAGGATCAGAATAAACTGGTGCCCCTGAATTATTTAGAACCTTAGCAATCGCGTCACCACTGTTTGAGGTCGTTCCCATCAACCCAGACTCATCAGGTGGTTGAACCGTCCCGCCGAGTGAATTGTACTTCTGAACAATCAGATCGTAAAATTGGTCCATAGAGTAGCCAAAGCTTGCAAAATAGCCATCGGGATCACCATGATCGGTACCATGTAGATAATATGAAATATTTCTATGTGACCAGATAGTACCTGTGCCATCTCGCTTAGCTTTACTTGGTTTTAGACCATATTGTTTCAACAAAGTCGCGATATAATACGCATCGTTACTGATAGAATGGGCAAAGTTATAATTAGAATGTTCATGAACCAGTTCAATCTGAATAAAATGCCCATTAGCATTTGGCCCTGCCCCCCAAACAGTCTGGTTTGTAGTATGAATATTTCTAACCTCATTACGGTCCACGAAAGCATGAACATAGGCAAAAGATGTTTTATTCCACTCTCGTTGCATATATGTAACTTCGTTTTGCAACGTAGATGCCGAGTTCCCTGTCTCATGAACAATAATCCCTTCGGGTCTGCCCTTAGCATATGCTACACCTTCAGTAAAGGTAGATTTGGTGTAGTTGATTGGTGGATTTGCAAATTTTTGTGCATTGATGTAACTATTATTAACAGCCGCTTGGACTTCAACGATGGGGGCCGTAGTCTGCTGGATAGCAACCCCCACAAGGGTGAGCGCAGATGCACTAGCGAAAGCACCTACCAATTTCTTATTTAATCCCATTTTAACTCCTCCTAAGACAATAAAACTGTTCTACTACTAAACTAGCATGAAAACGTTATTAAATCAACGATAATCTATTTTATGTAACACTTTAGTAACAACAAATTAAACTGTGATATACTGCCGTAAATATTGCCTTGTCCTCTTTTGCGCTCGATAGATTGTTTGAATACTGATATCACACTCTTTTGCTAGATCTTTCAAACTTTTTCCTCGTAGAAAATGTTCTTTTAGAATTAACTGTTCAACGTTATTTAATCCATCTATAGCTTCATTGGCTTCCATACAAATCACCATTTTGTCTGAATCTGCGGCATTCTCCGTCAATTCTTCATGATCAAATCCATCATCCAGTGAATAACTAGTCTTTTCAGCCAGAAACTTCTGTCTTCTTAAGGTATCAATACTTTGCCAAACAATCTTACGGAAGGCTAACTTATCCATCTCGGCCTTCGTCAGTCGAGGATTTGCCACAATCATTAGTGCATATGTAATTAGTCCCTCCTGCACAAAGTCTTCATAATCATTGTTATGTGGCAGAATTCCCGCCGCCTTAACCGCTCCATAAACCAGACGAATATTGTTGATTGC
This window harbors:
- the brnQ gene encoding branched-chain amino acid transport system II carrier protein, whose protein sequence is MNDLNEPQTGIKKYFVIASLLFGLFFGAGNLIFPIHLGQMAGSHWLVATLGFLTASVLMPLLAILVISKSNASGIRDLGNPAGTKFALLFMILVQVTIGPLYATPRVATVSFAVGIKPLLGGQHSQLALLIYSALFFAVAFYFANRESTIIDTVGKIMNPLFLILLATLFVLAMLNPMGNPNLEAGQANFGNGTYFKGFLEGYNTLDMLAGLVFGGAVVNSVREMGYRKKRDVERITSLSGILTFLLTGLIYVGLILLGAMSLGKEQIAAEGGTTLVQIVRHLMGEPGQLFLAALIILACLTTAIGLLTSFAEDFHRSFSKLSYRAWLTISTVASFGVANIGLEKLIRWSVPILMFLYPIVIVLVLLGLTVYDAPAAKQLYRGTLLLTIVPALLDFVVKLPKQISGSAFGQAIANIQSHLPFYDIGLTWIIPSIIGFLISWIYYMLRYRKIGLTK
- a CDS encoding polysaccharide deacetylase family protein, producing the protein MRKFLISDVIIVLALLVAGGSWIYLNQKKQATRVEQHMVNKLKDKSAQNASETKSKNGKLVVIEPELDGKKVKYSPAVKVDAQEILTKAGSKKGSTAYLSFSVQQGPESFVAIKPVVKVYTRQKNQRLRLRQTVNLASQTVNQTNGHLLTLAELVPDNAAVRALNYQLIKQQADDRGLSITQLNELLNKSFLSETKTTNFSYSKEGLEISGITLGAAEVAPFIAPQYILESDRVPTATGKFIALTFDDGPNPATTPAILKTLAEQQVKATFFMVGTGASAYPALAKEVLEKGHEIGNHSYDHPQLNTLSPAQMTDQITRTNDAIYSATGKLADFIRPPYGAVSTTVGATLPMPLIQWDIDTDDWATNDVAAIIGKVRASAHPGAIILMHDTHPQSVAALPGIISYLKQEGYELKTVKELLGQKLLPGYQYFGQNDYRPA
- a CDS encoding ABC transporter ATP-binding protein, which encodes MPVLEVKKLQQIFEQGTPNENHALKSIDLSLNEGDFMVIIGGNGAGKSTLLNSIAGSLPVSRGQIKINSQNVTYQNVAKRSRLISRVFQDPKSGTAPLLTVEENLSLALHRVEWRNFWRTGVKKSDQALFREKLAQLGLGLEDRLTTEIGLLSGGQRQAITLLMATIETPSLLLLDEHTAALDPKTSATVMELTDKLVKAQNITTLMITHNMDDAIKYGNRLIMLDHGQIAVELNAAEKKGMTVPKLMQLFKERSGKELNNDAMLLG
- a CDS encoding ABC transporter permease, giving the protein MDVDILVSSIYQGLLWSIMAIGVYLTFRILDIADMTAEGSFPLGAAITAQSLVSGISPILATLYGFLGGAAAGLVSGVLHTKLKIPALLTGILTMTGLYSVNLFVMGKANISLLNNIKTIFTMHDFGSSTMDVMVIGAVMVVIVIAILVFFFNTEMGLAARAVGNNQQMSAANGINNDNMKIIVYMISNGLIALSGSLMMQMNGYADVSMGIGTIVIALAAIIIAEIILHNLSFGKRLMTIIVGSIIYRLIIAFVLDRGVDPNALRLFYSLMLAVFLAIPLINKTMKRQKERRQNNRAMQEDE
- a CDS encoding ABC transporter substrate-binding protein: MNTTNKKRGIKKHMKKLIAGAALAGVLVGLTACSNEQKSADKDTVKIGILQLLDQSALNDAREGFEAGLKEAGYSGDKVKIDFLNAQGDQSNLRSMSERLKKDKNDLNLAIATPAAQTLQKVDPDTPMLFTAITDPKSAGLVNTPKKPDMNATGVTDMVDVQGQIDFLHQIFPKAKKVGLFYNAGEPNSVFQIKIARKELKKLGLTAVEKTAATTNDVEQAVTALAHQVDAIYIPTDNIAAAAMPTIGKVSEKVKTPVINADATMIKYAGVATRGISYKELGKQTAKMAVKILKGKKIDQLPVEAPAKTELMTSTKRMKLFGITEDMLK
- a CDS encoding FAD:protein FMN transferase; this encodes MAKAQETITKTHHALGTNIVLTLFGTTNMQILDQTCALIDFYEDQLTVNRQESEVMSINHAAGQNAVSVSNSTYELAKRAILVSQERRGFDALIGPLVKLWKIGFTGANVPDDAAIKARLNLTDPTAIEMNDQEMSIFLQKPGMELDLGGIAKGYIADRIRDFWRAYDVRAGIINLGGNLLFVGNSPAHADGNWRIGVQNPLSQRGEIIASVTSGECSAVTSGIYERSFTKNGKQYHHILNPNTGYPTENNLLGVTVFTKNSIDAEIYTTQFFFAGPKAPEWYLNHPEVYGAIFVTKDNQIKISGLANLEVIILDASFTLEQ
- a CDS encoding 2,3-diphosphoglycerate-dependent phosphoglycerate mutase, whose translation is MSKLVFIRHGQSEWNLENKFTGWHDVDLSEQGVSEAKAAGAAIKAAGIEFDQAYTSVLTRAIKTLHYVLEESDQLWIPETKSWRLNERHYGKLQGLNKKETADKYGDEQVHIWRRSYDTLPPLMEATDEGSAVNDRRYADLDPRLVPGGENLKVTLERALPFWEDHIAPDLLAGKNVIVAAHGNSLRALTKYIENISDEDIMDVEMATGEPVVYTFDDKLNVVSKEKLHD
- a CDS encoding N-acetylmuramoyl-L-alanine amidase family protein — its product is MGLNKKLVGAFASASALTLVGVAIQQTTAPIVEVQAAVNNSYINAQKFANPPINYTKSTFTEGVAYAKGRPEGIIVHETGNSASTLQNEVTYMQREWNKTSFAYVHAFVDRNEVRNIHTTNQTVWGAGPNANGHFIQIELVHEHSNYNFAHSISNDAYYIATLLKQYGLKPSKAKRDGTGTIWSHRNISYYLHGTDHGDPDGYFASFGYSMDQFYDLIVQKYNSLGGTVQPPDESGLMGTTSNSGDAIAKVLNNSGAPVYSDPGSGKTNKTLPKNSRWKVFGRATVNGQTWYRVATNQWIEGKYSYVTGYSKILMNYLDAGKVTNSGSPIARVEHGTEIPVYKAPGSSSTGQKLRPQSGWKVFGRATYKGQSWYKVGSNDWIEGKYLYVKGYSSIPVVNIDSGSVTGTTSNSGTPVAKVEHSSKIPVYTAPGSSATGQKLPPQSNWKVFGRTIHNGQMWYKVGSNDWIEGKYLYVTGYSQIPVVNPFIGTTTDSGSPIARVENGSDIPVYKAPGSSATGQKLPPQSNWKVFGRTTHNGQMWYKVGSNDWIEGKYLYVTGYSQIPVVNPGGGSAAGTITNSGVPVAKVEVAGAIPVYKAPGANATGQTLNPQTKWKVFARMNYNGQAWYNVGTDNWIQGNRISITGYSSIPVVSSGAGLAVNSGEPVAKVMHSRGIKVYGTAGANITHRVLGMNTRWKIFGKRVVGTQTWYKVGSVDWIPSGYVYVEGYSKIPSI
- a CDS encoding sigma-70 family RNA polymerase sigma factor gives rise to the protein MNEITNEITQVSFTKAINNIRLVYGAVKAAGILPHNNDYEDFVQEGLITYALMIVANPRLTKAEMDKLAFRKIVWQSIDTLRRQKFLAEKTSYSLDDGFDHEELTENAADSDKMVICMEANEAIDGLNNVEQLILKEHFLRGKSLKDLAKECDISIQTIYRAQKRTRQYLRQYITV